One genomic segment of Paenibacillus durus includes these proteins:
- a CDS encoding DUF4178 domain-containing protein — protein sequence MSIWKRIGNLFAKDEPPLREKSMLQLAPGDICEVSLVTYEVTGRVSNFSRNAALLTLRDGTAIAYLHIEQREELRYALYKAIDGRLDSLSEVPATMELDDIVYYLEEEYEGHVSAAGQTPFMNAGDQHVWQYQSDEGQLLRIEWQNGRFMLYEGEKIIPGDVRVIRGA from the coding sequence ATGAGTATATGGAAGCGTATTGGCAATCTATTCGCGAAGGATGAACCGCCGCTGCGGGAAAAGAGCATGCTGCAGCTGGCGCCCGGCGATATTTGCGAAGTCTCGCTTGTCACCTACGAGGTGACGGGGCGTGTAAGCAATTTCAGCCGGAATGCAGCGCTGCTGACGCTTCGCGATGGCACGGCAATCGCCTATTTGCATATTGAGCAGAGGGAAGAGCTGCGATATGCGCTGTACAAGGCAATCGACGGTCGGCTGGATAGTCTGTCTGAGGTTCCCGCCACGATGGAATTGGATGATATCGTATATTATCTGGAGGAAGAGTATGAAGGCCATGTGTCAGCCGCCGGACAGACACCTTTTATGAACGCGGGCGACCAGCATGTCTGGCAGTACCAGTCGGATGAAGGGCAACTGCTCCGGATCGAATGGCAGAACGGGCGCTTTATGCTGTATGAAGGAGAAAAAATCATTCCCGGCGATGTGAGAGTAATCCGGGGCGCGTAA
- a CDS encoding molybdopterin molybdotransferase MoeA — MANRESVDNKFGRKALQVQDAQKRILAYAVRLESETVPLEEAQGRYLAENIAATHPVPAFNRSGMDGYAVVAADTENCREGGTVWLKVVDNIPCGSVPSGAIIPGTAARIMTGAQVPDGADAVVMLEATETRELDGIPHVGIHKPIASGRNITPRGLEISEGESVLPAGRKIAAGDIAVLAAFGIPGVPVIRRPKVAVFATGSELLDVKEPLQPGKIRNSNSPMLEALVREAGGEPVMLGAIADDLDLARGKVQMALETYDLVITTGGVSVGDYDIMGDLVREEAGDMLFNKVAMRPGSVTTAAVRGGKVLLAFSGNPGACFVGFQLFARPAIANMQGAAEPFLPEWTVILGADYAKVNNYTRFVRARLEVRDGSVYAHPAVIDESSAMVTIKDSDCLIIVPPEERGLAAGTKVRVIRLP; from the coding sequence ATGGCAAACCGGGAATCAGTAGACAATAAGTTTGGGCGAAAGGCGCTGCAGGTACAGGATGCTCAGAAGAGAATCCTGGCTTATGCCGTACGGCTCGAGAGCGAAACCGTTCCGCTTGAAGAGGCTCAGGGGCGATATTTAGCGGAGAATATAGCGGCTACGCATCCTGTCCCCGCATTCAACCGTTCGGGAATGGACGGCTATGCTGTAGTCGCCGCGGATACGGAGAACTGCCGCGAAGGCGGGACAGTGTGGCTGAAAGTAGTCGACAACATCCCCTGCGGCTCGGTGCCTTCCGGGGCGATTATCCCTGGAACGGCGGCGCGGATTATGACCGGGGCGCAGGTGCCGGATGGCGCCGACGCCGTCGTCATGCTGGAGGCGACGGAGACCCGCGAGCTTGACGGCATTCCCCATGTCGGCATTCACAAGCCGATTGCAAGCGGCCGCAATATAACACCACGCGGACTGGAGATAAGCGAGGGCGAGTCCGTGCTGCCGGCTGGCCGTAAGATTGCGGCAGGAGATATCGCCGTGCTGGCGGCGTTCGGCATACCCGGAGTACCGGTTATCCGCAGGCCAAAGGTCGCTGTATTCGCTACAGGCAGCGAACTGCTGGATGTGAAGGAGCCGCTTCAGCCCGGCAAAATCCGCAACAGCAACTCCCCGATGCTGGAGGCGCTGGTCAGAGAAGCAGGGGGCGAACCGGTGATGCTTGGCGCCATTGCTGACGATCTTGATCTTGCCCGGGGCAAGGTGCAAATGGCTCTGGAAACTTACGACCTGGTGATTACGACCGGAGGGGTTTCGGTCGGCGATTACGATATTATGGGCGACCTGGTACGCGAAGAAGCGGGGGACATGCTGTTCAATAAAGTCGCCATGCGGCCAGGCAGCGTCACGACGGCTGCGGTACGGGGCGGGAAGGTACTGCTTGCGTTTTCCGGAAATCCCGGTGCCTGTTTTGTCGGCTTCCAGCTGTTCGCCCGTCCGGCCATCGCTAACATGCAGGGGGCGGCAGAGCCATTCCTTCCGGAGTGGACGGTGATCCTTGGCGCCGACTATGCTAAGGTCAATAATTATACCCGCTTTGTGCGGGCCCGTCTGGAGGTACGTGACGGGAGCGTCTATGCCCATCCTGCCGTAATCGACGAATCGTCTGCCATGGTTACGATCAAGGACAGCGATTGCCTGATCATCGTCCCTCCCGAAGAACGCGGATTAGCCGCCGGGACGAAGGTCCGGGTGATTAGGCTGCCATGA